The DNA sequence TGAGGTTGTCGAAGCTATAATAGCCTATTCCCCTGTAACAACTGTAGTTACAATATAATAGGGGATAGCAGGACTGGCAGGATAGTCAACTCTAATGTCAACTGTTCCTACTTTTGTGATACCGCCATTTTTTGCAGCCTGAGCAATTCCGCCTTCACCTTTTATAGGGAAAGCAGCAAAAAATGCCTGAGAAGCTTCACCGGTTTTTCGTCCTACAACACCTGAAGCACCTGCAACAGGTCTTACTGTTGAACATGATGCAATTAAAACAGCAGCAAGTACAACAAACAAAACTAAAGCAATTTTTTTCATTAGTCACTCCTTAAATTATTAGTCTAATAGAGGCTTACCATTTTTTTATATTTATGTCAACATAGGGATCACTCATTATTACATATTTTTTTAAAAAATTTATCGTTTTTTGTAGTTTAAGTGACAAACAATAAGAATTATGCTAAAATATCTCGATATAAATCTTAAATACAAAATAAACTTAATAAGGGGCTTTTATGAATAAAATCTTTAAACAAATAGAAAAAATAGGCATCGTACCTGTCATCGTTTTAGACAATGAAAAAGATGCTCTTCCATTGGGGAAAGCCCTCTCTGCCGCCGGCCTTTTTTGTGCCGAAATCACATTTAGAACGGAAGCAGCCGAAAAAGCTATTCAAGTTTTTTCAAAAAACTTTCCGGATTTTCTTGTAGGAGCAGGCACGGTTCTCTCCCCGGAACAGGCCGACAAAGCTATCGCTGCAGGAGCAAAATTCATCGTAAGCCCCGGACTAAATCCTAAGGTTGTAGAGCATTGCGTTAAGTCAGGCTATCCGATAATTCCCGGAGTTTCCACCGCAGGAGAAATCGAACAGGCTATTAGCTTCGGCCTTGAAGTAGTCAAGTTTTTTCCGGCTGAGGCTGCAGGGGGCTTAAAATTTATAAAGGCTATCTCCGCACCATACCCGAATATAAAATTTATGCCGACCGGAGGAATAAACGCCCAAAATATTGCGGAATATGCGGCTTTTTCAAAGGTAATAGCCTGCGGCGGAAGCTGGATGGTTTCAAAAGAGCTTATAGCTTCAAAAGATTTTAAAAAAATAGAAGAAGAGTCTATCATTGCACTACAAACAGTAAAAGAGGCTCGTAATCCTAAAAAAAGTCCGAGCGCTTTAACTGCATTTTCATACCCAAAAACTTCAACAGAAACAAAGGCCTCAACATCAAATGAAAGCTCTTTAAGCGGAAGCATTGAAACAAACCAAGCACCCAAAGTTATAACAATGGGCGAAATAATGCTCCGCCTTTCACCCACAGGTTTTAACCGTTTTGTTCAAGCCGACGCACTGGAATTGGTTTTCGGCGGAGCGGAGGCAAACGTCGCAGTTTCTTTAGCCAACTTCGGAATGCAATCCTCATACATAACAAAACTGCCGGCCCATGAAATAGGCCAAGCTGCAGTAAACTCTTTGCGCCGATACGGGGTAGATGTTTCAGGCATAATCCGCGGAGGGAAGCGTATAGGTATCTATTTTTTAGAAAAAGGAGCCTCCCAGCGTGCCTCAAAGGTAATATATGACAGGGCTAATTCTGCCATTGCTGAGGCAGCACCAAGCGACTTTAACTGGAAAGAAATTTTTAAAGGAGCCTCATGGTTTCATTTTACGGGAATTACTCCCGCTTTAAGCAAAAATGCTGCCGAAATTTGCCTTGAAGCCTGCAAAACGGCAAGATCAATGGGTATTACCGTTTCATGCGACCTCAACTACCGCAAAAAACTTTGGACCCCCGATGAAGCAAAAGAAACAATGAGCCGCATCTGCGAATTTGTCGATATCTGTATTTCAAATGAAGAAGATGCTGAGAAGGTTTTCGGTATAACCTCAAAGAACACGGACGTAAGTTCCGGCAAGTTAAATGAAAAAGGCTACAAAGAGGTTGCTGCAAAGTTATGCAAAAAATTCGGTTTTCAAAAAGTAGGAATAACCCTGAGAGAATCCACATCAGCCAGTGAAAACAACTGGTCGGCCATGCTTTATACAAAAGGTAAAGCATATTTTAGCAAAAAATACACAATGCAGGTTGTTGACCGGCTAGGAGGCGGTGACAGTTTTGCTGCAGCCTTAATCTGTGCCGAATTAAAAGGCTTTAAACCTCAAAAACAAATCGACTTTGCTTCAGCCGCCTCTTGCTTAAAACACTCTATAAACGGCGACTTTAACCAAGTTTCTTTTGATGAAGTTTTAACTCTTGCCCAAGGAGATGCATCGGGAAGGGTGCAGCGGTAGGGGGATAGGAAAAGCGTAAACTGAGGCGGGTGGTGGGTAATTTTATTTTTCCATACTTTGAGCATGAGATTTTGCATTATTAACAAAAGTTTTTAAATCCATTTTGTCAAAATATTCTCTTTGCCATTTTGTATAATCGAATCGTTCCCTTCGTACAGCAGCAATAAAGTATTCTGCTTCAACGACACCCATTGTTTCTATCAGACATTCCATACCACGAGAGAGAAGCTCTATCGTAGTCGGCGGTACAATCATTTCAGTCATCATTTTTATTACCTCCATTTAATAAATCTATGAATTCTATCGGATTAAGTAATTTTAAAGTATCGCTTTTATATTTCAACATACCTTTATCCGTGCTCAAAAGATAGTCACATTTCATCATTTCAGCACAAACTATGTGACAAGAATCCTTCATCTTTACTCCCGTTGCCATCACTATTTCTGCCTTTGTAATGACTTCTTCCGATTTTTCACTACAGACATAATCAGAAACATTGTCGTTTAAAAAATTCTTTATGGCAGTTTTTCTATCCATATAGGGATTACAAGAATTTTCATAATCTAAAATAAACGAAGAAGCTAGTTCCAGATGTTTTTCTTTTATAAGCAACTGAACAAGCAACTTTGCCTGTGTTTCAAGTGAAATCGACAAATAATTTTGGTCGTCATATGGCCGATTGTAACAACAGTTATCAAGATAAACTTTCATGGTCATAATTATATCACATTTTGAAAATTCTTGCACTATATTAAATTGAACGTTATCTGGTGTCCGCCATTTTTCTAGAATAAAGTCTGATAATATAGAAAATTATTATATCTCGTATCGAAATTCCTTTTTTCAAATTTTACTATCTATTGCAAACTTTTCGTACAATAATTATGAAAGGGGGAAAATTTTTTCTTTTAAATAATTTTATTGGAGCAAAAAATGAAAAAATTGTTTAAACTAACTCTCCGCAACGACTATGCTTTTAAGCGCGTATTCGGAGCGGAGGAAAATAAAGATGTTCTACAGGACTTACTGCAATGTATCCTAGACATTCCGCCTGAAACAATCGCGGGCTTGGAACTTCTCGATAAGGAGTTTCATAAGGAGCTTTTAAGTGAAAAGCTAGGTATTTTGGATATCAAGTTAAGGCTAAAAGACGGAACTTTTGTCGATATTGAAATTCAAAACAACTGGCATTTTGATTTTCCTGAAAGAACCCTATATTATTGGTCTAAGATGTATAATGAAAACATAAAACAAGGTCAAGACTATTGTAAAATTTTTAGCCGAATGTTATTATAATAATGGGAATACAATTTAATATATCAAAAGTTAAGAAGGGGTTTCCAAAGGGAACTCCCTTTGGCAGACGGAAAAGATAGGAGGGGTTATAGGGGAGGAAAGAAAACCTGTTCTGTCGGGTTGTCTTTCCTCCCCTAATTGATTGGGAGGTGAGAGAAGTGTTAGCAGAAAATTCAGAGATAATGAAAAAAGCAAATGCCGCTATTTCTGTAATGGAAATGAGTCCTAAAGATAAATGGCTATATGATTCCCGTATGAAATATGAACATGACAGGGCTTCATGTATAAGTGAAGGTTATCGGCAGGGTATTGAAAAAGGAATGTTGCAAGGTGAAATAAAGGGTATTGAAAAGGGTGCATACCAAACCAAGCTTGAAACGGCAAAAAATTTGCTTGCAATGAATTTTCCCATTCAAAATATTGTAAAAGCTACAGGTTTAAGCATTAAAGAAGTAGAGGCTCTATAATCAGGGGTAGGAGCCCCGTCCCTTACGGGCTTTTCAAGTCAGAGCAGGGTTTAGCCTTGAAGCTTTGCTGCTATACAGAAATCCATGCTCATTAGAAATTTTCATGTTTTTATTCTACATGCACAAAGAGTATTTATATAATACTTGCTTAACCTGCATTTGCGACTTGTCCGCAATGTCGGCGTTGAAACGGGTGTTATATGTTGCTTACTATTCAATTTGTATTTCTGCAATACAAGTATCGGAATAACGGTTTCCTTTATATAATTCTACAGTTTGAATATAAATGTCGGAAGAAAGCGGAATATCGAAAAACACGAAATCTTTTGAATGCATGTCTTTTAACTCAAAAAGCTTACAATTAATATCTATTTTTCTGATACGATTATTACTTGCATAGAGATTTTGAGTTTTTACAAACCCATTTATGATACCGACTCGTTTTATTTTTTTATCACTCACTATCGAAATACTAATATCATCATCTTCACTCTTTTCTACATAAGCTGTCTCAGGATTTTTATCAAATGCATTTTGAATTGTATATAAAAACGGACGTTTCTCATCAATCAATGTGCTGTCGCAATGTACCGTTTTATACTCTTTCAATTCTACTTGCGCGATAGTATCTGTTATACTATTACTTTTTTCTATCCTTTTAAGAATATCCGATAATTTATAAAAATATGCAACTCCTTCACCTGGTACTTTAATAGTTTCTTCTGAATCATCTTCCTCATCAGCATAGAATTCGGTTTTGTCTTTTGTTTGGTGCATGATAATTTCAAATTCGCCCTTCTCTTGAATGACAGAATAATTTGAATATATATGTTCATCAGATCCGTGAATCGTTTCCTCTATCAATTGTTCTTTATGCAAATAAGAAGAATCCAAGATGTAAAGTCTGTTTTTGTATGCAAGACAAAAAATCTGCAAATAGTTAAAAACAAAAGTTCCATACGAGTGATTATCGGTAAATAAAAACCTATAAAAAACAAATGAATTATGGACTTCCTTATAAATGCCATGTTCTACCAAAGAAGAGTCTGAAAAAAAATGAAATTTATTTGCAAAAGCAAGCACCTCCGAATAGGAATCTTTTATTATGGATTCACTTTCTTTTGAGATTTTTTGAATCGCCTGATAGTTTTCACCAAAAAGGATTCTTCGCTCGTCATAACTTTGTGAAAATAAATTCATACACAAAAATCCAATCAATAAGATTAATAAACAGTTCTTTTTCATTTTTCCCCCTTCCGGCAATAGTTTATTTTTCTACTAAAATGTCTATATTTCAAACAAGCAGCTCTCCGAGCTGTCCGTATAATACATATTAAACATGTCCTCATAAATATACCCCAAAAACCTATTTTTTCAAGCTATTAACCTAATAATTTTAGATATTCTGTTTGTAATTAGACATATTAAAAACATATCATCTTCGCAGTCTTAACCCCCTTTGCGGTCAAACATCGCAACTTCTCAAATTTCTCCATATCCGACTGGATTTTTCACAAAAAAAGATGTATAATTATAGTGTTATGAAGAAAATACAGAAAACATTTTTTGCAATTTCATTTACTCTTTTTGTGATGGCGGCGGGATTTGCTGCAGATTTTACATGGCTCGGAATTAGTGCAACATGGAAGGATCAAAACAACTGGATTCGGTCGGGGTCTATTCCTCCCAGCCATCCGGGATATCCCTCTACTTCTTCCGATACTGCGATTATAATTTCTAACGGACAAGCTCCTGTCCTTAACACTTCCATACCTATAAATTTAAATTCACTTAAAATTAATTCAGGTTCTCTTAACATAACAGGAAACACAAGCCTAACCCTTTCCGGCAATTTCACACATAACGGAGGAACATTTAGTGCAGGGCCTAACACCACCGTAACCTTTAACGGCAGCAACTCCAAAATAACAGGTACAGGCAGTTCGGAACCGCTGTTTGGGAATCTGACGGTAGCTGCAAACCCTGCAAAGTTAGAACTTGAAAAAAATATTAAGATTGCCGGCACATTTACAAAAAACGGCGGTTTTTATGCAAACAATAATACAACCGTTACTTTTACCAATTCGACTTCAACAATAACTGCTCCTGTTAATTCGGAACCAACGTTTTGGAACCTTACGATAGCGGGCAGTGCAGGATTACAACTTGGGAGCAATATTAAAGTTGCAGGGACGTTTACAAATAACGGAAGTTTTACTCACAACGGCAAAGCGGTAACCTTTGTCGGATTCGGATCTGAAATTACAGGCACCGCAACCGAAACGGAATTTTCAACGTTGGCAATAGATAAAAGAGAATTGCCTGCGCCACCGCCTTACAACAAGGTAACACTTGCGGATGGCAAAAAAATAAAAATTAAAGTTTTTAAAAATATATATAAGGGAACCTTTAATGCAGGAAGCGGTACAGAAATAACTGTTACAGAAGAATTTGATAATACTGACGGAACCTTTGAACCAAAAACATCTACGGTTAAACTTATACCTTCCGGCAATACCGTAACAATTACAGGCACCGGCAATGCGACCGACACTAAATTTTATAAACTTAAGCTGATAAACGGCGGAAATAAAACGCTTAAAATAAAAAACAAAATCTCAGTAGCGGAAAAAGGTCTTGAACTAGAAGGAGGTACTGCTTCTCCTCCAAGTAAAGATCCTCTTACGGTATCTCCGGAAAGTGCCGGAGAGATTAACTTTTACACTCCTCCCACGCCTATAACAGGCACCCCTCCCAAAGGAAAATATTTAACGGTAGAAGCCGGTATTCCAATAGCCGGAGGAACATATACTGTAGTCCAGAGCAAACCTCAAGGAACCCCGTCTGCTAATTGGATATTTGAAGATTGCCTTATTAATATGACGTGGACAGGAGGAAATTCAACACAAAACTGGAACGATTACGCAAACTGGTCTCCAAATGGAATCCCCGGTATCCATACACCCGTTACCATTCAGACAACAAGCCGTTATCCCAAACTTACAGCGAACGTATCTGCCGAATCCGTTACGGTGAATTCGGGAGCGGAACTTGACTTGACTCATTATACCATAAAAAAAGGCCCCCTTACAGCAAAACTTACCAATGATGGTACTATTAAAATGACGGGCAGCGGAGATCAGTTGAGCTGGTTCAGTGCGGGAAATGCCGATAACATAACACTCGGAAACACATCCACTGTTGAATATTACGACGCCCCCCCTTCCAATGCAAACATTTGGGCTGGCCCTTACGAAAATCTGAAAGTAAGCGGTACAAGACAAAATCTTAGAGCTTTGTCTATAACCGTAAACAAAGACTTTACCGTTGCCTCTCCTTCTTTCGCTCAAGCGGCAGGAACCTTCATCTTTAACGGGTCTTCAACTATAGGCGGAACAGGAACGATAAGCTTTTACAACCTGACCGTAGCAAGCAGTAAGAGTGTAACCCTTAATAAAGATATAGCAGTCGGCGGAGCATTTATAAATAACAACGGAGCAACGTTTAATGCAAATGATAAAAATATAACCTTCGGCGGTAATTTCACAAATGACGGTGCCTTTACGCCGGGTTCCAATACCGTAACCTTTAACGGTTCCTCCACCATAGGCGGAAGCGGTGCGATAAGCTTTAACAACTTGAGCGTAGCAAGCGGTAAAAGTGTAACCCTTAATAAAGATATAACAGTCGGCGGAGCCTTTATAAATAGCAGCGGAGCAACGTTTAATGCAAGTACTTATAATATAACTCTGAACAGCATCTTTTCCAACAGCGGCACTTTTAATTCCACAGATGGTACAAATAACTCATTTACATTTAACGGCTCTTTTACCAACAGCGGAACTTTCAATGCCAATGCTGACAACATAACTTTTACCGGCACAACCTTTACCAACAGCGGCACCTTTGCTGCCGGAACAAACAATACCGTCATACTGACTAATGGCGCGGATCATACGATTACAGGTACCGGCAATGCGGGCAATACAAAGTTTCATAATCTAAGCCTTACAGGTGCAGGCGGGAAAACGCTTACGATAAACGGAAAGATTAGCGTCAACGGAATCTTAAAACTGGAGGGAACAAGTGCCGGCAGTCTGCTCACCATAGCAGGCGGCACCAATAGTCCAGGTATTAAACTTTCGGCAGATCAAACGGGTAATGGTAGATGGCTTAATGTACACACAAATATACCGATGATTCCGGAAAGTGGCGGTAAAACTTATACCGTAACGGAAAGCAAGGATCACGAAGTTTCCGGTTTTCTTATTTCCGACGGTCATCCTAAAAACTGGATTTTTAGCAGCTATGCCGGACCTATGACTTGGAAGGGAAATCATTCGAGCAACTGGAGCGACTGGCAAAACTGGCGGCCCTACGGAATACCCGGCGTAAAATCTGATGTAACAATTCCTCAAAAAGAGGCAGCTGCTCACTATCCCAAACTTACAGCGAACGTGTCTGCAAAATCCGTTACGGTGAATTCGGGAGCGGACCTTGACTTAGATGGATATCTTATCAACACAACCGGAGGCACAGCAAAACTTATCAATAAGGGGCATCTGAAACTTACGGGTACCGCAGGCCAAAAAAACTGGTTTGAAAATGCTAATGATGCAAATAAAATGACCGTTGAGGCAAACTCCATCGTTGAATATTATGCCGGCTCAGCTGATGATATTTGGGCAGGCCCCTACGAAAATCTAAAAGTAAGCGGAGGAAAAACAAGCTTTACAACGGGAAATTTGATAGTAAATAAAGCTTTTACCGTTGATACCACAGGAAGTTTTACCGTTAATGCAGATTCACAAAATTATAAAGGTGCTGTAGAGTTAAAAAAAGAAACTACTTTTAAGTCCGATTTACCTGTAGGAACTATATTTGAAAATAACTTAAACACTTTTGGAAATTCTATCACTTTTGATGGAAACGGTGCAATAAAAACAAGAGATATTATGCTCGCTCTAGGTTCAGGTACTATCACCGTCAAAGAAGGCACTGGAGGTTGGACTTCTATAGGGCAGATTACTGTAAAAGATATAATTGTAAAAAGAAACTGGACTTCTACAGGCAATATTACCGCATCCGGAGATATTACAGCCGATAACACCGCTCATACTAATACATGGACAAGCACCTTCGGAGATATAAAAGTTAAAGGCAACCTGACCGCCGCAAGATTTAATCAAACAGCCGGAACTCTTACCTTTAATGGTACGGGAACACCCGAGCAGGAGCTTAAGTTTACCGGTGCCGGTAATAAAAATATCAATCATCTTGCAATCAATTCCTCTGCCAAGGTAAAACTCGGTTCGAATATTACGATTCAGGGCAATTTTACCAACAGCGGAACCTTTGACGCAACAACAGCTCCCGGATATACCATAACACTGACTAATGGCGCGGATCATACGATTACAGGCAATACGGCAGCAGGGTCTATAGGTACACAAAACAACACCGACTTCCACAACCTCGTCTGTATTAATGCGGGCGGAAAACATATTAGATTTGACAAAAAGATTTCCGTACACGGTAATTTAACCTTGCAAGGATCGAGCATAAATAACGTGCTTAATATATCGGGAACAAATAATAATGCCGAAATTTATGTCAAGTCAAATCAGGGAACCGCCTTAGGCTATGAATGTAAGTGGCTTGGTGTTGCTACAAATCTTCCGATAAAATCTCTGACTTCTTCTACGTATACCTGTACCACTGACGAAAGTAAGCCTACCGGAAATACTAATGATATAGAAGCCGGAAAACCTGAAAACTGGATTTTCACAAATGTATATGAATTAAGATGGACAGGTGAGGCTAACGATAATAACTGGAATAATCCAAATAACTGGAGACCCAGAACTTCTCATGCCCCTAAACCAACTCAATTTGCAACAGTGCGTGCAGTCGCAGCCGGTAACCACCCCATATTGGGAAGCGGAGATTATTATGCGAAAAAAGTAGAAGTTGTAGGCACCGCAACCCTCGATCTAGCCGATAAACTTATATACTCAAATACGGCAAAAACTGCAACCGCAGAACTTACCGCTAAAGGCACCCTCAGACTCAAAGGTACAGATGATCAAAAAACCTGGTTTGAACATTCTAATTCTTCAAACAGAATGACAATAACCCAAAATTCTACGGTTGAATATTACAGTGCACCGCCAACAATAAAGCTATGGGGCGGAGGTACCGACGGCTATAATAAATTGATTTTAAATAATATAGGAACCTGCACAACACAAAACAGTAATTTAACAGTAAACGGAGAGCTTACTGTTAAAAGCTCCAATGTTACCATCAATAGCGGCGGAGGTACTCAAACTTATAATGGAGCAATAAATGCTACAGGAAAAGATATTACTCTCGAAGGTTCAACAATAGCCACAAAACACAATATTACAGCAAATAAAATTAAGGTACTAGGAGACTGGAACTCCAACAGCGGTACTATAACAGCCGGCACAGACATAGAAGCAGCTAAATGGACTTCTGCAGACGGAGTTATAACTAATGCCGGAAATAATATTACCGTTACGGGAGCTTGGGACTCTAAAGGCTCCACCATTACAGCGAATAACATTGAAGCAAAAAAAAATTGGGACTCTTCGGGGAATGTTACGTCAAACGGTAATATCAAAGTTGATAATGGTTATTTATGGAAGCCCACAGCTGGAGACATAAAACTTAAAGGCAACCTAACCGCCGGTAAATTTAATCAAACAGGCGGCACTCTTACCTTTAACGGTTCAACTGATCAGAACCTGCACTTTACGGGCAGCGGCGAGAAAAATATTTTTAATCTTATAATCAACACTTCTGCAAAGGTAAAATTACTTTCTCCTGTTACCATTGAAAATAACTTTACTAATAAAGGAACCTTTGATGCAGACACACACACAGTAAAACTAAGTAATAATGATCATACGGTTAAAAACATTGGCTCTGCCAATACAAAATTCAGCAACCTTGAGTGTACAACAAGTACTACCTCAAAAACTCTTAACATAAGCGGCAAAATTTCTGTAACCGGAGATTTAATTCTCTCCGGAGCAAACGGAGAGCCATTAACAATTAACGGCTCTAATAGTGCCGAAATTCATCTAAGCAACAGCCACGATTTGGATTCTTCAAATAATGCAAAAGGAAATTATCTAAAAATCTATACAGGCAATGTAAAAATTCGGCCGGAAGGTAAATA is a window from the Treponema denticola genome containing:
- a CDS encoding TRL domain-containing protein is translated as MKKIALVLFVVLAAVLIASCSTVRPVAGASGVVGRKTGEASQAFFAAFPIKGEGGIAQAAKNGGITKVGTVDIRVDYPASPAIPYYIVTTVVTGE
- a CDS encoding KHG/KDPG aldolase/sugar kinase fusion protein; translated protein: MNKIFKQIEKIGIVPVIVLDNEKDALPLGKALSAAGLFCAEITFRTEAAEKAIQVFSKNFPDFLVGAGTVLSPEQADKAIAAGAKFIVSPGLNPKVVEHCVKSGYPIIPGVSTAGEIEQAISFGLEVVKFFPAEAAGGLKFIKAISAPYPNIKFMPTGGINAQNIAEYAAFSKVIACGGSWMVSKELIASKDFKKIEEESIIALQTVKEARNPKKSPSALTAFSYPKTSTETKASTSNESSLSGSIETNQAPKVITMGEIMLRLSPTGFNRFVQADALELVFGGAEANVAVSLANFGMQSSYITKLPAHEIGQAAVNSLRRYGVDVSGIIRGGKRIGIYFLEKGASQRASKVIYDRANSAIAEAAPSDFNWKEIFKGASWFHFTGITPALSKNAAEICLEACKTARSMGITVSCDLNYRKKLWTPDEAKETMSRICEFVDICISNEEDAEKVFGITSKNTDVSSGKLNEKGYKEVAAKLCKKFGFQKVGITLRESTSASENNWSAMLYTKGKAYFSKKYTMQVVDRLGGGDSFAAALICAELKGFKPQKQIDFASAASCLKHSINGDFNQVSFDEVLTLAQGDASGRVQR
- a CDS encoding NADase-type glycan-binding domain-containing protein, with product MKKNCLLILLIGFLCMNLFSQSYDERRILFGENYQAIQKISKESESIIKDSYSEVLAFANKFHFFSDSSLVEHGIYKEVHNSFVFYRFLFTDNHSYGTFVFNYLQIFCLAYKNRLYILDSSYLHKEQLIEETIHGSDEHIYSNYSVIQEKGEFEIIMHQTKDKTEFYADEEDDSEETIKVPGEGVAYFYKLSDILKRIEKSNSITDTIAQVELKEYKTVHCDSTLIDEKRPFLYTIQNAFDKNPETAYVEKSEDDDISISIVSDKKIKRVGIINGFVKTQNLYASNNRIRKIDINCKLFELKDMHSKDFVFFDIPLSSDIYIQTVELYKGNRYSDTCIAEIQIE
- a CDS encoding FlgD immunoglobulin-like domain containing protein; the encoded protein is MKKIQKTFFAISFTLFVMAAGFAADFTWLGISATWKDQNNWIRSGSIPPSHPGYPSTSSDTAIIISNGQAPVLNTSIPINLNSLKINSGSLNITGNTSLTLSGNFTHNGGTFSAGPNTTVTFNGSNSKITGTGSSEPLFGNLTVAANPAKLELEKNIKIAGTFTKNGGFYANNNTTVTFTNSTSTITAPVNSEPTFWNLTIAGSAGLQLGSNIKVAGTFTNNGSFTHNGKAVTFVGFGSEITGTATETEFSTLAIDKRELPAPPPYNKVTLADGKKIKIKVFKNIYKGTFNAGSGTEITVTEEFDNTDGTFEPKTSTVKLIPSGNTVTITGTGNATDTKFYKLKLINGGNKTLKIKNKISVAEKGLELEGGTASPPSKDPLTVSPESAGEINFYTPPTPITGTPPKGKYLTVEAGIPIAGGTYTVVQSKPQGTPSANWIFEDCLINMTWTGGNSTQNWNDYANWSPNGIPGIHTPVTIQTTSRYPKLTANVSAESVTVNSGAELDLTHYTIKKGPLTAKLTNDGTIKMTGSGDQLSWFSAGNADNITLGNTSTVEYYDAPPSNANIWAGPYENLKVSGTRQNLRALSITVNKDFTVASPSFAQAAGTFIFNGSSTIGGTGTISFYNLTVASSKSVTLNKDIAVGGAFINNNGATFNANDKNITFGGNFTNDGAFTPGSNTVTFNGSSTIGGSGAISFNNLSVASGKSVTLNKDITVGGAFINSSGATFNASTYNITLNSIFSNSGTFNSTDGTNNSFTFNGSFTNSGTFNANADNITFTGTTFTNSGTFAAGTNNTVILTNGADHTITGTGNAGNTKFHNLSLTGAGGKTLTINGKISVNGILKLEGTSAGSLLTIAGGTNSPGIKLSADQTGNGRWLNVHTNIPMIPESGGKTYTVTESKDHEVSGFLISDGHPKNWIFSSYAGPMTWKGNHSSNWSDWQNWRPYGIPGVKSDVTIPQKEAAAHYPKLTANVSAKSVTVNSGADLDLDGYLINTTGGTAKLINKGHLKLTGTAGQKNWFENANDANKMTVEANSIVEYYAGSADDIWAGPYENLKVSGGKTSFTTGNLIVNKAFTVDTTGSFTVNADSQNYKGAVELKKETTFKSDLPVGTIFENNLNTFGNSITFDGNGAIKTRDIMLALGSGTITVKEGTGGWTSIGQITVKDIIVKRNWTSTGNITASGDITADNTAHTNTWTSTFGDIKVKGNLTAARFNQTAGTLTFNGTGTPEQELKFTGAGNKNINHLAINSSAKVKLGSNITIQGNFTNSGTFDATTAPGYTITLTNGADHTITGNTAAGSIGTQNNTDFHNLVCINAGGKHIRFDKKISVHGNLTLQGSSINNVLNISGTNNNAEIYVKSNQGTALGYECKWLGVATNLPIKSLTSSTYTCTTDESKPTGNTNDIEAGKPENWIFTNVYELRWTGEANDNNWNNPNNWRPRTSHAPKPTQFATVRAVAAGNHPILGSGDYYAKKVEVVGTATLDLADKLIYSNTAKTATAELTAKGTLRLKGTDDQKTWFEHSNSSNRMTITQNSTVEYYSAPPTIKLWGGGTDGYNKLILNNIGTCTTQNSNLTVNGELTVKSSNVTINSGGGTQTYNGAINATGKDITLEGSTIATKHNITANKIKVLGDWNSNSGTITAGTDIEAAKWTSADGVITNAGNNITVTGAWDSKGSTITANNIEAKKNWDSSGNVTSNGNIKVDNGYLWKPTAGDIKLKGNLTAGKFNQTGGTLTFNGSTDQNLHFTGSGEKNIFNLIINTSAKVKLLSPVTIENNFTNKGTFDADTHTVKLSNNDHTVKNIGSANTKFSNLECTTSTTSKTLNISGKISVTGDLILSGANGEPLTINGSNSAEIHLSNSHDLDSSNNAKGNYLKIYTGNVKIRPEGKYYVVKNSKDDSGSTISKNGWIFYKDSLQIVNSFAKPNDNHIYLLFDDDSLSTEEFHSLKALSYSLQITDGVTTYTSNLQTVNKEPSSYIPSGHSLWKIQLDGTQKFNPDDILKSAYQVSLNYFGTLKHKAQISDIGIGMVEPLTASNSIVLRNFNAGDNDPALPTLDVRVLAEKAPSSSNVILHFFSKNSAEHKFWHPDTIPSPPGSFANPQAGTTNYSPTLNGNLITSIIPSTDPSLKEGKVGQFMYVYNNWLPCARLRNPNDILSFDVWNFKIVGVRMQKGGVSIFDNVVNPHKGQSATIAAHLKKSGMLTIQIMTLDGNIVRTLTRSHHSAGDHFYLWDGRNNGGNPVASGMYFVRIAGPDIDEVRKILIIK